From Ipomoea triloba cultivar NCNSP0323 chromosome 5, ASM357664v1, the proteins below share one genomic window:
- the LOC116019662 gene encoding protein RKD1-like, with amino-acid sequence MANTTNSSSQDNSSFWDEIHLSPLRDSAQSTDHTSVGDFENAPPELNEIVGTAVTDVVVADQSNTVVVEEDNTITAVDVANINANVFIGRKRTRRTFCDTTTLTFEKFSKYFYLTADQAAEELQVGRATFKKKCREVGIAYWPYRKLVSLDRLLANVQEFGEIKDQSELQRVIKGLEDEKKAILQNPNIELAEATTRLRDKCDRNSSKKRRYIDPAAIPSTIPESSSQAPIFPDIPELAPEDIQEVLALLDEDVPPPNNTTDN; translated from the exons ATGGCAAATACTACTAATTCCTCATCTCAGGATAATTCTTCCTTTTGGGATGAGATTCACCTATCACCGTTAAGGGATAGTGCACAGAGTACAGATCATACTTCTGTGGGAGATTTTGAGAATGCTCCACCAGAATTGAACGAGATAGTTG GTACTGCAGTTACAGATGTTGTGGTTGCAGACCAAAGCAATACTGTAGTGGTAGAGGAAGATAATACCATTACAGCGGTAGATGTAGCAAATATAAATGCCAATGTATTTATTGGGAGAAAGAGGACTAGGAGAACCTTTTGTGATACTACCACACtaacttttgaaaagttttcTAAATATTTCTATTTGACCGCTGATCAAGCTGCAGAAGAATTGCAGGTCGGGCGAGCAACTTTCAAGAAAAAATGTAGGGAAGTAGGGATTGCCTACTGGCCTTATCGGAAACTTGTGAGTTTGGACAGGCTATTAGCAAATGTCCAG GAATTCGGTGAAATCAAAGATCAATCTGAACTGCAAAGAGTAATAAAGGGGctagaagatgagaagaaaGCGATTCTACAGAATCCAAACATAGAATTGGCTGAGGCAACAACAAGACTCAGAGACAAATGTGACAGGAATAGTTCTAAAAAGAGAAGGTATATAGATCCGGCAGCTATTCCTTCTACTATTCCTGAGAGTTCATCACAAGCTCCTATATTTCCTGATATTCCTGAATTAGCACCGGAGGACATACAGGAAGTACTTGCTTTGTTAGATGAAGATGTTCCTCCTCCCAATAATACTACTGACAATTAA